One genomic window of Mucilaginibacter sp. SJ includes the following:
- a CDS encoding acetylxylan esterase: protein MLFKKVLCACITLSLCSLFSFAQQINYPPVDKVAADFKKLLERPRVPLNPSFTITHTDSVIIEHGFIYSEKNERVPILIYKPVTGTKPYPAVIFLHGTGGKKEDNKNILYQLVKRGIMGVAIDARFHGERIAGGAHGSKEYVAAATVAWENKDKAHQTHPFLFDTAFDLWRVTDYLASRPDVDANRIGMGGISMGGMETWLAASIDKRIKVIVLDIAVQSFKWSLDNDKWQGRAGTIRGAHLQAAKDLGDSVLNKHNVQAVWDKLLPGITGEFDCPSMLRLIAPRAMLIVGTENDPNCPLPGANIAYASAIQAYRSKGATDKIMRDVTPKLFHTSTPEHFKMTLDWFSKWL from the coding sequence ATGTTGTTTAAGAAAGTGCTTTGTGCCTGCATTACATTATCGTTATGCTCTTTATTTTCATTTGCGCAGCAAATAAATTACCCTCCTGTTGATAAGGTTGCTGCTGATTTTAAAAAACTGTTAGAAAGGCCTCGTGTTCCGTTAAATCCATCTTTTACTATCACTCATACAGATTCAGTTATTATAGAACACGGTTTTATTTATAGCGAAAAGAATGAGCGGGTACCTATTCTTATTTATAAGCCGGTTACCGGGACCAAGCCATATCCCGCTGTAATTTTTTTACATGGTACAGGTGGTAAAAAGGAAGACAACAAAAATATCTTGTACCAATTGGTTAAAAGAGGGATCATGGGCGTAGCCATTGATGCCCGTTTTCATGGTGAACGCATTGCCGGAGGCGCTCACGGCTCAAAGGAATACGTAGCAGCTGCTACCGTTGCCTGGGAAAATAAGGACAAAGCCCATCAAACGCATCCATTTTTGTTTGATACCGCTTTTGACCTTTGGCGGGTAACCGATTACCTGGCAAGCAGGCCTGATGTAGATGCTAACCGCATCGGTATGGGCGGCATATCCATGGGAGGGATGGAAACATGGCTTGCGGCATCAATAGATAAGCGGATAAAAGTAATTGTGCTGGATATTGCAGTGCAAAGTTTCAAATGGTCGTTAGATAATGATAAATGGCAGGGGCGTGCAGGTACTATCCGGGGAGCGCATTTGCAGGCAGCCAAAGACCTTGGCGATTCGGTATTAAACAAGCATAATGTACAGGCTGTATGGGATAAACTATTACCCGGTATCACCGGCGAGTTCGACTGTCCGTCGATGCTGCGATTGATAGCGCCCCGTGCCATGTTGATTGTAGGCACAGAAAATGATCCCAATTGCCCGCTTCCCGGAGCAAACATAGCTTACGCTTCGGCCATACAAGCATATAGATCGAAAGGGGCAACCGATAAGATTATGCGCGATGTAACGCCAAAGCTATTCCATACATCTACGCCGGAACATTTTAAAATGACGTTGGATTGGTTTAGCAAATGGCTGTAG
- a CDS encoding SGNH/GDSL hydrolase family protein, which translates to MKKLILLLVLIAARGAVTAQNIAPFRAGDRVAFVGNSITDGGHYHSYIWLYYMTRFPNMRITCYNAGIGGDVVGQINDRFEDDVFSKKPNVLTLTWGMNDTGYFEWYRPDAQDIMDKRIQGSYDNYALLENKLNQHPEIRKIFILGSPYDETSKFTVKNIYPKKSAAFSKVIDFQQAAAKRNNWGYVDFFHPMTEINLREQAKDSTFSLTPNDRVHPDNDGHLVMAYLFLKAQGFSNKVVADVAVDAKSKKTIKAVNCKVTNVVSSADSVSFNYLANSLPYPIDTIPRGWGNRKKQADALKVVPFTKEMNQELLTVKGLKTANYDVLIDGEKMGSWSAEQLGAGINLAEITITPQYQQAIQIRELNEERWDIERRIRMYTWMQFDFLKGKGLLFHDTNAAMDTISKYAKKDIFVNGNKDNYTRARYKSLRDAWQKEMDVLTNQIYAINKPQNHRITIIASK; encoded by the coding sequence ATGAAAAAGTTGATTTTATTATTAGTACTGATAGCAGCCCGGGGAGCAGTAACAGCCCAAAACATAGCGCCATTTCGCGCGGGTGACCGGGTGGCTTTTGTTGGCAACAGCATTACAGATGGGGGCCATTACCACTCGTACATCTGGTTGTATTATATGACCCGTTTCCCTAACATGCGGATAACCTGTTATAACGCCGGCATTGGTGGCGACGTAGTGGGGCAGATCAACGACCGTTTTGAAGATGATGTGTTCAGCAAAAAGCCCAATGTGTTAACCCTTACCTGGGGCATGAACGACACCGGTTATTTTGAATGGTACCGTCCCGATGCACAGGATATTATGGATAAAAGGATCCAGGGCTCATACGATAACTATGCACTGCTGGAAAACAAACTAAACCAACACCCCGAGATCCGTAAAATTTTTATTCTCGGTTCGCCTTATGACGAAACCAGTAAGTTTACTGTCAAAAACATCTATCCTAAAAAAAGTGCGGCTTTTTCAAAGGTGATCGATTTTCAGCAAGCAGCAGCGAAAAGAAATAACTGGGGTTATGTTGATTTCTTCCACCCCATGACAGAGATCAACCTGCGTGAGCAAGCCAAAGATTCCACCTTCAGCTTAACGCCCAATGACAGGGTACATCCTGACAATGACGGGCATCTCGTGATGGCTTATCTTTTTCTAAAGGCGCAGGGCTTTAGCAATAAGGTAGTGGCTGATGTGGCTGTTGATGCAAAAAGTAAAAAGACCATTAAGGCGGTGAATTGTAAAGTAACTAACGTGGTTTCTTCGGCAGACTCTGTATCGTTCAATTACCTCGCAAATTCATTGCCGTATCCCATTGATACTATTCCGCGTGGTTGGGGAAACCGAAAAAAACAAGCCGATGCGCTTAAGGTTGTGCCGTTTACCAAAGAAATGAACCAGGAGTTGCTTACCGTTAAAGGGTTAAAAACAGCCAATTATGATGTCCTTATCGATGGAGAAAAAATGGGTAGCTGGTCGGCTGAGCAATTGGGTGCAGGTATCAACCTGGCCGAGATCACTATAACACCGCAATATCAGCAGGCTATCCAGATCAGGGAACTGAACGAGGAGCGCTGGGACATTGAAAGGCGTATCCGCATGTATACCTGGATGCAGTTTGACTTTTTAAAAGGCAAAGGCTTGTTATTCCATGATACCAACGCCGCTATGGATACCATAAGCAAGTATGCCAAAAAAGACATTTTTGTTAACGGAAATAAAGATAACTATACCCGTGCCCGCTACAAAAGCCTGCGCGATGCCTGGCAAAAAGAAATGGATGTACTTACCAATCAGATCTATGCCATCAATAAACCGCAAAACCATCGCATCACCATCATCGCCTCAAAATAA
- a CDS encoding alpha/beta hydrolase has protein sequence MNIKKLLFIPLFIGFAVCSLKAAAATVDTVLTHSAVMNKDIKAVVIKPADYSSTKKYPVLYLLHGFSGNYSDWIKKVPAVAGLADTYHFIIVCADGDFAGWYFDSPTIKDSQYETYVGTELVNWVDKHYSTITDRKGRAITGLSMGGHGALYIAFKHLDKFGAAGSMSGAVDIRPFPDSFGIERVLGKYSEHPDRWEQNSVVNLIYLLKPNSLAITFDVGYDDFLYQANQELHEKLLERKVPHDYTVRPGGHTWEFWGNSINYQALYFSRFFEGIK, from the coding sequence ATGAATATTAAAAAGTTACTATTTATTCCATTGTTTATTGGCTTTGCAGTCTGCAGTTTGAAAGCTGCCGCCGCAACGGTTGATACGGTGCTGACCCACAGTGCCGTAATGAACAAAGACATTAAGGCTGTGGTGATCAAGCCGGCCGATTATTCAAGCACCAAAAAGTACCCGGTATTATACCTGCTGCATGGCTTTAGCGGCAATTACAGCGATTGGATTAAAAAAGTCCCTGCTGTTGCCGGTTTGGCCGATACTTATCATTTTATTATAGTTTGTGCCGACGGCGATTTTGCGGGCTGGTATTTTGATAGCCCAACCATTAAGGATTCGCAATACGAAACCTATGTAGGTACCGAACTGGTGAACTGGGTTGATAAGCATTATTCAACCATAACCGACCGAAAGGGGAGGGCCATAACCGGTTTGAGTATGGGCGGACATGGCGCGTTGTATATAGCTTTTAAGCATTTAGATAAATTTGGTGCTGCCGGGAGCATGAGTGGCGCGGTTGATATCAGGCCTTTTCCGGATAGTTTCGGCATCGAACGTGTACTGGGTAAATACAGCGAACACCCCGACAGGTGGGAACAAAACAGCGTGGTAAACCTCATTTACCTGTTAAAACCCAACTCACTTGCTATTACTTTTGATGTTGGTTATGACGATTTCCTTTACCAGGCCAACCAGGAACTGCATGAAAAGCTGCTTGAACGCAAAGTTCCTCATGATTATACCGTAAGGCCGGGGGGCCATACCTGGGAATTTTGGGGCAATTCCATTAACTACCAGGCACTGTATTTCAGTCGTTTTTTTGAAGGAATAAAATAG
- a CDS encoding GH92 family glycosyl hydrolase, translating to MNITTLPALKKSLITVFATGMLSIPATVLKAQMASYVNPFIGASTSADGAGVYHGLGKTFPGAASPYGLVQLSPNTITGGDNGSGYSYEHRSIEGFAFTQMSGIGWYGDLGNFLVMPTAGPIKTSAGKPGTTGVGYRSAYDKSTEKASAGYYSVLLTDNHIKAEATAAPHSGMLRFTFSQNKQSRIQIDLARRVGGTSTLQYVKVVDDHTIEGYMKCTPEGGGWGNGDGHADYTVYFYAQFSKPLKNYGIWSADIPSDWGRKLDDVTGDKYQERVANAEILKGLKEKQGKHLGFYSEFATKAGEQVLLKSGISFVSIAGAKANLQAEIKDWNFDAVHQHTVNLWNNALSKVSIQGGTKEQKTVFYTALYHTMIDPRIVSDVTGQYMGGDGKVHHTTTFKKRTIFSGWDVFRSQMPLQTIINPSLVNDLVNSLVTLADEKKKDYLERWELLNAYSGCMLGNPAVAVMADAYAKGIRNYNIPDAYKLAVSTVEKFGNGDKGFTPGGGSISYTLEYAYNDWCVAQLAKALNKTKDVKKYGERGEAFKNIFDTDKGWFRPKDSTGNWLPWPAEGRIKQWYGCIESNPYQQGWFVPQDVDGMAKLMGGRDKVIADLNNIFEKTPDNMMWNDYYNHSNEPVHHVPFLYNRLGAPWLTQKWTREICGRAYKNSVEGLVGNEDVGQMSAWYVLAASGLHPVCPGDTRQEITSPVFNKVSLKLDPKYAKGKTFTIIANNNSAKNIYIQGAKLNGKAYNKCYIDYKDIAAGGTLELSMGAIPNKNWGI from the coding sequence ATGAACATAACTACGCTGCCAGCCTTAAAAAAATCTTTAATAACCGTATTTGCCACGGGTATGTTGTCTATTCCGGCAACAGTGCTGAAAGCGCAAATGGCTTCCTATGTTAATCCTTTTATAGGAGCCAGCACCAGTGCCGATGGAGCAGGGGTTTACCATGGCTTAGGTAAAACCTTTCCGGGCGCTGCCTCACCTTATGGGCTTGTACAGTTAAGCCCAAACACCATAACCGGAGGCGACAATGGCTCGGGCTATAGCTATGAACATAGAAGTATTGAGGGCTTTGCCTTTACTCAAATGAGTGGCATTGGCTGGTATGGCGATCTGGGAAATTTTTTGGTAATGCCTACAGCCGGGCCAATTAAAACCAGTGCCGGTAAACCAGGCACTACTGGGGTTGGATATCGTTCTGCTTACGACAAAAGCACTGAAAAAGCATCGGCCGGATATTACAGTGTTCTGCTAACTGATAATCATATCAAGGCCGAAGCCACTGCCGCCCCTCATAGCGGTATGTTGCGCTTTACCTTTTCTCAAAATAAACAATCGCGTATCCAGATTGATCTGGCCCGCAGGGTAGGGGGAACGTCAACGCTGCAATATGTAAAAGTAGTTGATGACCACACTATTGAGGGCTATATGAAATGCACCCCTGAGGGTGGCGGCTGGGGCAATGGTGACGGACATGCAGATTATACAGTGTATTTTTATGCACAATTCAGCAAGCCGCTTAAAAACTATGGCATCTGGAGTGCCGATATTCCAAGCGACTGGGGCCGTAAGCTGGACGATGTTACCGGCGATAAATACCAGGAACGCGTAGCTAATGCTGAGATCCTTAAAGGATTGAAGGAAAAGCAGGGAAAGCACCTTGGTTTTTATAGCGAATTTGCTACCAAAGCCGGTGAACAGGTATTGCTTAAATCGGGTATTTCATTTGTGAGTATAGCCGGTGCCAAAGCCAATTTGCAAGCCGAAATAAAGGACTGGAATTTCGATGCTGTTCATCAGCATACCGTTAACCTCTGGAATAACGCCTTATCAAAAGTAAGTATCCAGGGTGGCACTAAAGAGCAAAAAACTGTGTTTTATACAGCATTGTACCATACCATGATCGATCCCCGCATTGTAAGCGATGTTACAGGGCAATATATGGGCGGCGATGGTAAGGTGCATCATACTACAACATTTAAAAAACGTACCATATTTAGCGGGTGGGATGTTTTCAGGAGCCAGATGCCTTTACAAACTATTATTAACCCTTCGCTGGTTAATGACCTGGTTAACTCGCTGGTTACGCTTGCCGATGAAAAGAAGAAAGATTACCTGGAACGCTGGGAGTTATTAAATGCTTACAGCGGATGTATGCTTGGCAACCCGGCTGTAGCTGTAATGGCCGATGCTTATGCTAAAGGCATTCGTAACTATAATATACCAGATGCCTATAAATTAGCGGTGAGCACCGTTGAAAAATTTGGCAATGGCGATAAAGGTTTTACTCCGGGTGGTGGCAGCATAAGCTATACGCTTGAATACGCCTATAATGATTGGTGCGTTGCACAGCTTGCAAAAGCGCTTAACAAAACAAAAGACGTAAAAAAATACGGCGAAAGGGGAGAGGCATTTAAAAACATCTTTGATACGGATAAAGGTTGGTTCCGGCCTAAGGATAGTACCGGCAACTGGCTTCCATGGCCTGCGGAGGGGCGCATTAAACAATGGTATGGCTGTATTGAGAGCAACCCTTATCAGCAGGGATGGTTTGTACCGCAGGATGTTGATGGTATGGCAAAACTGATGGGCGGCCGCGACAAGGTGATAGCTGATCTGAACAATATTTTTGAAAAAACGCCCGATAACATGATGTGGAACGATTACTACAATCATTCCAATGAGCCTGTGCACCATGTTCCATTTTTATATAACAGGTTGGGCGCTCCATGGCTTACCCAGAAATGGACCCGTGAGATCTGCGGCCGGGCTTATAAAAATTCCGTAGAGGGTTTGGTAGGCAACGAAGATGTCGGGCAGATGTCGGCCTGGTATGTATTGGCAGCGAGTGGTTTGCATCCGGTTTGTCCCGGCGATACCAGGCAGGAGATCACCAGTCCGGTATTCAATAAAGTATCGTTAAAGCTTGATCCTAAATACGCAAAGGGTAAAACCTTTACCATCATCGCCAATAATAATTCGGCAAAAAACATTTATATACAGGGAGCAAAGCTTAACGGCAAAGCTTACAATAAATGCTATATAGATTATAAGGATATTGCTGCCGGCGGTACCCTTGAACTAAGTATGGGTGCAATACCCAATAAAAACTGGGGGATCTGA
- a CDS encoding RICIN domain-containing protein produces the protein MKTNLFTCTMTAMALLASCSKQAAVKYPKPFVRTDSVQLTSGSPVSSYGTFFITNVLSGKAIEINSSGMLNDGTGAQQNQYSGSGTATAPNQKWIIVQQGSGAITSATKFKIMNVASGKYLEVPLATTNPGTGLWQDKANTNNAQQWYIQPVSTGVYKIINVGNGLAVTNHGSSATNGTPITQEVFVAGNTAQTWLLNGLTAEAYRDDDVVNFFHRTNGTVAFDEGKSIPLTYGGNNGKVLWITEDAYESSQLQSNGQLYCQFFKYHNSALLQPASHSWDQSLTPNITTNNSPVNSMEIIESPGDHNSTYRWPGAGIEAGSHVYLYTFESANGATPENQVLYDLTQNTSGLNWGTAARLTPAGMSGQTETGFSNGMVKNATNDSVYVYGSKSVFFNTSNVFLARFPVSNPSNWSFWTGSAWSSTRTTASAAAISVGAGNTTQQNVTISKVNNKYVMMQMDLGYFCDPASHNIYISTAHSPKGPFTAPKMVFTINDVYQGHLAKYYTPAIHAEFINGHNELLVTYCLNYNGDGGSCSTTTCVNNNQDPNFYQVKAVRVPYSLVGL, from the coding sequence ATGAAAACAAACCTGTTCACCTGTACCATGACGGCCATGGCCTTGCTGGCCTCGTGCAGTAAACAAGCTGCCGTTAAGTACCCCAAACCTTTTGTACGCACAGATTCCGTACAACTAACCAGCGGATCGCCGGTAAGCTCATACGGAACCTTTTTTATCACTAACGTGTTAAGCGGTAAAGCTATTGAAATTAATAGCAGCGGTATGCTTAATGATGGCACCGGCGCGCAGCAAAACCAATACTCGGGCAGCGGTACGGCCACGGCCCCCAACCAAAAATGGATAATTGTACAACAGGGCAGCGGCGCTATAACCAGCGCTACCAAATTTAAGATCATGAATGTAGCCAGCGGTAAATATCTGGAAGTACCCTTAGCCACCACGAATCCCGGTACGGGCCTATGGCAGGATAAAGCCAATACTAACAATGCCCAGCAATGGTATATCCAGCCGGTTAGCACCGGTGTTTATAAAATTATTAATGTGGGAAATGGCCTGGCAGTTACTAATCATGGGTCATCTGCCACTAATGGTACGCCTATTACCCAGGAAGTATTTGTTGCCGGCAATACGGCGCAAACCTGGCTGCTTAACGGGCTTACAGCCGAGGCTTACCGCGACGATGATGTCGTGAACTTTTTTCACCGTACCAATGGCACCGTGGCTTTTGATGAGGGAAAAAGTATCCCGCTTACCTATGGAGGCAACAACGGAAAAGTGCTTTGGATAACTGAGGATGCTTATGAATCGTCACAGCTTCAAAGTAACGGACAGTTGTATTGCCAGTTTTTTAAGTATCACAATTCGGCCCTGCTGCAGCCTGCCAGTCACAGCTGGGATCAATCACTTACGCCAAATATCACTACCAATAATTCGCCGGTAAACAGCATGGAGATCATTGAAAGCCCGGGCGATCATAACTCAACCTATCGCTGGCCCGGCGCGGGAATTGAGGCCGGTAGCCACGTTTATCTTTACACATTTGAATCGGCCAACGGAGCTACGCCCGAAAACCAGGTGCTTTATGACTTAACTCAAAATACATCCGGACTTAACTGGGGTACAGCCGCGCGGTTAACACCTGCGGGCATGTCGGGCCAAACAGAAACCGGGTTTTCAAACGGGATGGTTAAAAACGCTACTAACGACTCGGTATATGTTTACGGAAGCAAAAGCGTTTTCTTCAATACGTCCAATGTATTCCTGGCCCGCTTCCCGGTAAGTAACCCGTCTAACTGGTCGTTCTGGACAGGCTCTGCATGGTCGTCAACCCGGACAACCGCTTCGGCGGCAGCTATATCTGTAGGCGCGGGCAATACCACGCAGCAAAATGTGACCATATCAAAAGTGAACAATAAGTACGTAATGATGCAAATGGACCTGGGCTACTTTTGCGACCCGGCGAGCCACAATATCTACATATCAACAGCCCACAGCCCTAAAGGGCCTTTCACTGCGCCTAAAATGGTTTTTACCATTAATGATGTTTACCAGGGCCATTTGGCTAAGTACTATACCCCGGCCATCCACGCTGAGTTTATAAACGGACATAACGAATTGCTTGTTACCTATTGCCTTAATTATAATGGTGATGGCGGCAGCTGCAGCACAACCACCTGCGTAAATAATAACCAGGATCCTAACTTTTACCAGGTAAAAGCAGTAAGGGTCCCGTACAGCCTGGTGGGTTTATAG
- a CDS encoding DUF4961 domain-containing protein: MRSYLHIKGKNLWKLCALVVLGIALACCGEQITSVDQPATATVGSVVPITVHCDIPTVGDGGPDYLIFGFLVPKGWKAAQNTTITYTSKQGNGTMSLIPDGTLPKKGDGLTWSAYMKKTFGNGGNLIDDMEWVAYQTDKAYSHTGGVEFIVDLNIKTKVGADNNNMLVKLGYTITDSGNGFTSDGNGTYYSVLLGNTCFEVTGGSGDLVDFCNPQLTTIDPPKSLDNDFVTLTFDGTVTDTQLSGASEVYLCATAYTSDGKTIKVCEQTSKTLLKQTTATSKKYQLTFWPRSFFNAGDTQTITRMEYFLTDKTGKVKVGYGNTDAPFTYTFKCG; the protein is encoded by the coding sequence ATGAGATCATATTTACATATAAAAGGTAAAAATTTATGGAAGCTGTGTGCTTTGGTGGTGCTGGGTATTGCTTTAGCCTGCTGCGGCGAACAAATTACCAGTGTTGATCAGCCGGCCACAGCTACCGTAGGTTCAGTTGTGCCGATAACGGTACACTGTGATATCCCTACCGTGGGAGATGGAGGCCCCGATTACCTCATTTTTGGTTTTCTGGTTCCTAAAGGCTGGAAGGCAGCGCAGAATACCACTATAACTTACACCAGTAAACAAGGTAACGGAACCATGTCCCTGATACCCGACGGTACCTTACCTAAAAAGGGCGACGGCCTTACCTGGTCGGCATACATGAAAAAAACTTTCGGGAACGGTGGTAACCTTATTGATGATATGGAATGGGTGGCTTACCAAACTGATAAAGCCTACAGCCATACCGGTGGGGTAGAGTTTATTGTCGATCTGAATATCAAAACAAAAGTAGGCGCCGATAATAATAACATGTTGGTTAAACTGGGCTATACCATAACCGACAGCGGTAACGGTTTTACCAGCGACGGCAACGGTACTTATTATAGCGTGCTGCTTGGTAATACCTGTTTTGAAGTAACCGGCGGCAGCGGTGACCTGGTTGACTTTTGTAACCCGCAGCTTACCACTATCGATCCGCCAAAATCATTGGATAACGATTTTGTAACCCTGACTTTTGATGGTACAGTTACCGATACACAGTTGAGCGGCGCAAGTGAAGTTTACCTGTGCGCAACGGCCTACACCAGCGATGGCAAAACCATAAAAGTTTGTGAGCAAACCTCTAAAACATTATTGAAACAAACTACTGCCACCAGTAAAAAGTACCAGCTTACGTTTTGGCCGAGATCATTCTTTAATGCAGGGGATACGCAAACCATCACAAGAATGGAGTACTTCCTTACAGATAAAACGGGCAAGGTAAAGGTAGGCTATGGTAATACTGATGCCCCGTTCACCTATACATTTAAATGCGGTTGA
- a CDS encoding RagB/SusD family nutrient uptake outer membrane protein — MKKLYFKVLAYSVFGGFLVFTSCKKEGFLGQTQTSNLTGETVFTDSANTVSFLAGIYSNVGFSAAAGRFTYGPILSPTPNGGIDAVSDEAEVSASAGSTALAFETGTINAAVVTDDAYKTCYTNIRSVNQLLKNLPKAPINNFVKTQMKAEARFLRAWYYAILLKHYGGVHLLGDSVYTYTDKIPAARNTYADCVNYILAECDAAAQDLPTVQSGVNYGRASKGACLALKSRVLLYAASPLFNGQSIGEGKTLELVGYPAYDKERWRLAEQAAAAVISTGVYSLNVDNATAPGFGFQKLFTKRVNTEYIFQLMRPTGNVDLENLWQPPTRTGKNGAFPLQGLVDAFPMSNGKSITDPTSNYNPNNPYANRDPRLDYSIIHDQTPLQIRLSSGTSPINIFVGKYNGNTTGPDAVHVGTTTGYYTNKMLDPAAVANDFMHRTDRCLPLMRYAEILLNYAEAANEYEGPTALVYSAVEAIRQRAGLNPYQLPAGLSQADMRTAIQNERRIELAFEEHRFWDVRRWKIADQTDNITTKGMEVDRDGAAVAYKQFDVRKRNFRKAMYLWPFPQSEVAKSPELIQNPGY, encoded by the coding sequence ATGAAAAAACTTTACTTCAAGGTTCTTGCTTATTCGGTTTTCGGGGGCTTCCTTGTTTTTACTTCGTGTAAAAAGGAGGGCTTCCTGGGGCAAACACAAACATCAAACCTAACCGGGGAGACAGTGTTTACCGATAGTGCCAATACCGTATCGTTTTTAGCCGGCATTTACAGCAATGTTGGTTTTAGTGCGGCGGCAGGAAGGTTTACCTACGGGCCAATACTTTCGCCTACACCTAACGGCGGTATCGATGCTGTATCCGACGAAGCGGAAGTATCAGCATCTGCCGGATCAACCGCGCTGGCATTTGAAACGGGCACCATCAATGCCGCCGTGGTTACCGATGATGCGTATAAAACCTGCTATACCAATATCCGCTCGGTAAACCAGTTGCTTAAAAATTTGCCTAAGGCACCAATCAATAATTTCGTCAAAACACAAATGAAAGCCGAGGCGCGGTTTTTACGGGCCTGGTATTATGCGATATTACTGAAACATTACGGCGGCGTGCATTTACTTGGCGACAGTGTTTACACGTATACGGATAAGATCCCGGCTGCCCGCAATACCTATGCCGATTGTGTGAATTATATCCTTGCCGAGTGTGACGCGGCAGCGCAGGACCTGCCGACTGTGCAATCGGGGGTAAACTATGGCCGTGCATCAAAAGGGGCCTGCCTTGCTTTAAAATCAAGGGTGCTGCTTTATGCCGCAAGCCCTTTGTTCAACGGGCAATCTATTGGTGAGGGTAAAACGCTTGAATTGGTGGGGTACCCGGCTTACGATAAAGAGCGCTGGAGACTTGCCGAACAAGCTGCGGCCGCCGTTATCTCAACAGGGGTGTATAGCCTCAACGTTGACAATGCCACCGCCCCGGGTTTTGGCTTTCAAAAGCTGTTTACCAAGCGTGTAAATACCGAATATATTTTCCAGTTGATGCGCCCGACCGGCAACGTGGATTTAGAAAACTTATGGCAGCCGCCAACCCGTACAGGTAAAAACGGTGCTTTCCCCTTGCAGGGATTGGTTGATGCTTTCCCGATGAGTAATGGTAAAAGTATAACAGACCCTACGTCAAACTATAATCCCAATAATCCATATGCTAACCGCGATCCGCGTTTGGATTATAGCATCATCCATGACCAAACGCCTCTGCAAATCAGGCTTTCGTCGGGTACCTCGCCTATAAATATTTTTGTTGGTAAATACAACGGAAATACAACAGGGCCGGATGCCGTACATGTTGGCACTACCACCGGATACTATACCAATAAAATGCTTGACCCGGCTGCCGTAGCCAATGATTTTATGCACCGGACAGATCGTTGCCTGCCATTGATGCGCTATGCCGAAATCCTGCTGAACTATGCCGAAGCTGCCAATGAATATGAAGGGCCAACCGCATTAGTTTATTCGGCAGTTGAGGCTATCCGTCAAAGGGCGGGCTTAAACCCATACCAGTTGCCCGCGGGTTTGAGCCAGGCTGATATGCGTACAGCCATTCAAAATGAACGCCGTATTGAGCTGGCTTTTGAGGAGCACCGCTTTTGGGATGTGCGCCGCTGGAAAATTGCTGATCAAACAGACAACATTACTACCAAAGGCATGGAGGTTGACCGCGATGGCGCTGCGGTGGCCTACAAACAATTTGATGTGCGCAAACGCAATTTTCGTAAAGCGATGTACCTGTGGCCTTTTCCTCAAAGCGAGGTAGCCAAATCGCCCGAACTGATCCAGAACCCGGGCTATTAA
- a CDS encoding DUF5004 domain-containing protein: protein MKYNYKAKWFYMLLITVFIMAVSSCKTEKIVPGSEAPKDIAGNWRVIKATRNGTDLTSIIDFSQFRISFTDKGYTLVNKLPFLVSKDGAFALDDPQYPFKITFTATGDKPVSTAFTYPIVNGKRQLSITFSPGCTNNTYVYVLEKAN, encoded by the coding sequence ATGAAATATAATTACAAAGCAAAATGGTTTTACATGCTGCTGATAACTGTCTTCATTATGGCAGTATCATCATGTAAAACCGAAAAGATAGTACCCGGAAGCGAGGCTCCCAAAGATATCGCCGGCAACTGGCGGGTGATCAAAGCTACCCGTAATGGCACCGATTTAACCTCCATTATTGATTTTAGCCAGTTCAGGATCAGCTTTACCGATAAAGGGTATACCCTGGTGAACAAATTGCCTTTCCTGGTAAGCAAGGATGGTGCTTTTGCACTTGATGATCCGCAGTATCCGTTTAAGATCACCTTTACTGCCACGGGCGATAAGCCGGTTTCAACAGCTTTTACTTATCCTATCGTAAACGGCAAAAGGCAGCTTAGCATAACCTTCAGTCCGGGCTGTACCAATAATACTTATGTGTACGTGCTTGAAAAAGCCAATTGA